One Papio anubis isolate 15944 chromosome 9, Panubis1.0, whole genome shotgun sequence genomic window carries:
- the PLA2G1B gene encoding phospholipase A2 gives MKLLVLAVLLTVAAAESGISSRAVWQFRKLIKCVIPGSDPYLEYNNYGCYCGLGGSGTPVDELDKCCQTHDNCYDQAKKLSSCKFLLDNPYTHTYSYSCSNSEITCSSKNKECEAFICNCDRNAAICFSKAPYNKEHKNLDSKKYCQS, from the exons ATGAAACTGCTTGTGCTGGCTGTGCTGCTCACAG TGGCTGCCGCCGAGAGCGGCATCAGCTCTCGGGCCGTGTGGCAGTTCCGCAAATTGATCAAGTGTGTGATCCCAGGGAGCGACCCCTACTTGGAATACAACAACTACGGCTGCTACTGTGGCTTGGGGGGCTCAGGCACCCCCGTGGATGAATTGGACAA GTGCTGCCAGACACATGACAACTGCTACGACCAGGCCAAGAAGCTGAGCAGCTGTAAATTTCTGCTGGACAACCCGTACACCCACACCTACTCATACTCGTGCTCTAACTCTGAGATCACCTGCAGCA GCAAAAACAAAGAGTGTGAGGCCTTCATTTGCAACTGCGACCGCAATGCTGCCATCTGCTTTTCAAAAGCTCCATATAACAAGGAACACAAGAACCTGGACAGCAAGAAGTATTGTCAGAGTTGA